A segment of the Vagococcus hydrophili genome:
AAAAAGGTAAAGGCACCTACATCATGAAGCAAACAGATAAGTTTCAAAGTGGTAAAAATGGTCTGTTAAGTTTTACAGAAAGTGCCCGAGCTTACGGAAAAACATCTAAAGCTACATTAATAACCTTTGAGAAAACAACTCAATTACCTGAGGAAGTAAAAGAAAACCTTCAAGTTCAAGAGGAACCTGTTTTTCATATTAAACGCTTAAGATTTTTCGATGAAGACCCGATGACCATTGAAGAAATCTTTATTAAAGAAACACTTCTTGATGAAGCAACTTTAGAAGAAAATATTACTGGCTCAATTTTCAAATTAATTGAAGAAAAATCTGACATTGCTTATTCCCATCAAGAAATAGAAGCTGTTTTAGCGACCGATGAACTAAGTGAGTTTTTAGCAGTTGAAAAAGGTCAACCCCTTTTACTGGTTCATACAACGACCTATTCAGCTTCGGGACACCCTATTTTATTTGATAAATCTTATTATCGCGGAGATAAATACACGTTTAAAAACATTCTCCACCGAATTTAATACGCTACCACAAGACAATTTGTTTCGACGAATTGTCTTTTTTTATTTCAGTATAGACAAAACAGTATATACTAATATATAATTCTAAATGTAAACGCTATTAATAAAAATACAAAGGAGAAGATTGGATGAATTACGGTACAATCGCAACTTGGCGAATGGCTCATGATGGTGTTATTAAAGCCAATGAATTACTACAAAACAGCGGATCTTCTGATGACGCACTTGAAATCACGGTTAAATCTGTTGAAGACTATCCTTTCTATAAATCAGTTGGCTTTGGTGGTTTGCCAAACGCTAAAGGCATTTTAGAAATGGACGCTGCTTTTATGAATGGAGATACCTTTCAATTGGGAGCAGTGGCAGGAATCACGGATATCAAGAATCCCATCTCTGTGGCAAGAAAACTAAGTCACGAAAAATTTAATAGTTTTCTAGTAGGACAAGGAGCAACCGATTATGCGATTGAAGAAGGTTTTGAAGAAAAAGAAATGTTAACAGAACGAGCAAGAAAAATTTGGTCAAATCGTTTGGATGACATCAAAAAACATAATTTAAGCGCTTATGATGGTCACGATACTGTGGGCGTGGTCACTTTAGATAAACAAGGAAGCATGACAGCCGGCACATCAAGTTCTGGTCTATTCATGAAACGACCGGGACGTGTGGGAGATTCCCCTTTATCAGGTTCTGGTTTTTATGTGGATAGTGAAATTGGCGGAGCTTCTGCCACTGGTTTAGGCGAGGATTTAATGAAAGGTTGCCTAGCCTATGAAATTGTTAGAAAAATGAAAGAAGGACTTTCACCTCAAGAAGCGTGTGATCAAACCCTCTATTCTTTTCACGATTTGCTAACAAAGAGATATGGAAAAGCTGGAGCATTTTCTCTAATCGCCATGAACAATCGTGGTCAGTGGGGTGTTGCAACTAATGTCGAATTTACTTTTTCAGTTGGAAATCAAGAAAAAGAACCAGCTATTTTTATTGCTAATATGGGAAATAACCATTCAACGATTATTGAACCGATTAGCCAAGAATGGTTAGATGCTTATGAAAAAAGAATTAAAGCACCGATAAAATAAGGAGGAAAAAAGAATGAGTACTAAGAAAATTTATTTATTTTGTGACGCGGGAATGTCAACAAGTATTATGGTGAATAAAATGATGGAGGTTGTTAAATCTCATAATATGCCTCTAGAAATATCCGCACATCCTGTGGGTAGAACAAAAGAAATGGTTGAAAAAGAAAAACCCATCGCCATTGTTTTAGGTCCTCAAGTAAGATTTATTTTAGATAAAACAAAAGCAGAATACGAACCTCTTGGTATTCCTGTTTGTTCCATTGATCCCGAAGCATATGGCATGATGAACGGGGAAAAAGCATTAAAAGATGTCTTAAAAGTCATCAAAACATTTAAGAAAGATTAAGGAGGCTGATTTTATTGAAAAAGTTTTTGGATTGGCTTGAAAGAATATTAACACCTATGGCTAGAGTCATTGGTGAAAACAAGTACTTAATTGCGATTCGTGACGGATTCTTATTATCAACACCGCTACTTATCGTCGGTTCAATCTTTTTATTAATCGCTAATTTCCCACTACCACAATGGGATGGTTGGATGTCTGCTATTTTAGGATCTGAGTGGGCTCAACATATGTCTGTTCCAGCTAGCGCTAGTTTTGATGTAATGACCATTTTAGCTGTAGCTGGTATTGGTTACAGTTTAGCAAGGCAATTTGATGAAGATGCCATGCAAGCTGCAGTCGTATCTCTTGTTGCTTTCTTCATCGTTACACCTTATACGACATTTTTTACGCCTGAAGGATCCGAAACAGTTTATGAAGTGAGTAGCTTACCTTTAAAATGGATGGGTTCTAGTGGGTTATTTTTAGGTATGATTACTGCTCTTATTGCTACTAGACTTTTTGTTTTTGTCCTGAAAAAAGGTTGGAAAATCAAAATGCCTGAGGGTGTACCACCAACTGTCGTTAAATCATTTGAAGCACTTATTCCAAGTTTTGTTGTTGTTTCTATCTTTTTTATCATTAGTTGGTTATCAGCTTTAACTCCTTATGGCAATTTACAAGAAGTCATTTTTAATTTATTACAAGCACCTCTACTGTCTTTAGGTAATACCTTAGGTGCCATGGTTGTGGCTTATCTATTCTTACATTTCTTCTGGTTCTTTGGGATTAACGGCGGAAGTGTCGTTGGTGCTGTTTTTAATCCAGTTTTACGTGCACTATCGATGGAAAATCTGGATGCTTATAAAGAAGGGTTACCTATTCCAAATATTATTACTGGACAATTCCAAGATATGTTCGCAACATTTGGTGGTGCTGGTTCTACCCTATCACTAATCGTTGTTATGATTATTGTTTGTAAGAGTCAAAGAATCAAAAAACTATCCCAATTATCATTAGTACCAGGTATTTTTGGAATTAACGAACCAATTATTTTTGGTTTACCTATTGTTTTAAATCCGATTATTCTAATTCCTTTTGTTTTAGTTCCTACTGTGAATATCATCATTGCTTACTTTGCGATGAATCTTGGCCTAGTTCCATTTACAAACGGGATTCAATTACCATGGACTACTCCTATTATATTTTCTGGTCTACTCGTTAGTGGTTGGCAAGGGGCTGTATTACAAGGAATTCTCTTTGTTTTAGGCATGTTTATCTATTATCCATTTATCAAAGTAATGGATAATCAATACCTTAAAGAAGAAGCAGCGATTTTAGAGAAAAAAGAAGAAGAAGATATCAGTTTTGACGATTTCGATTTTGATGCTTTATAAAATTGGAGATGAATAGATAATGAAAAAAATTGCACTTATTTTAAATCATGTTCAAGCAGGAATGGGTAGCGATGAAAACGCCATGTTACCACCTAGTGGGAAAAAAACGCCATTGGTCCTGGTGAAATTCTAAAACCAATGTTTAAGGCAAATGATGCCGATATTGTAGCGACTCTGTTTTGCGGGGATCAATATTATTTAACACATCCAGACGAAGTAGAGAAAAAATTTATCGGTTTTGCTAAAAAATTTGAAGTCGACGCGGTTCTTTGTGGTCCAGCCATGCAATATCCTAATTTCGGTGAAATGTCAGCAAAATTGGCTAAAGCATTTGAACT
Coding sequences within it:
- a CDS encoding GntR family transcriptional regulator, LSA1692 subfamily; translated protein: MRNTTNIFTEIANKINTKIKNGSYSIEQKLPSEYDLAKEFNVSRLTIRKAVDLLIKQNILIKQKGKGTYIMKQTDKFQSGKNGLLSFTESARAYGKTSKATLITFEKTTQLPEEVKENLQVQEEPVFHIKRLRFFDEDPMTIEEIFIKETLLDEATLEENITGSIFKLIEEKSDIAYSHQEIEAVLATDELSEFLAVEKGQPLLLVHTTTYSASGHPILFDKSYYRGDKYTFKNILHRI
- a CDS encoding N(4)-(beta-N-acetylglucosaminyl)-L-asparaginase, coding for MNYGTIATWRMAHDGVIKANELLQNSGSSDDALEITVKSVEDYPFYKSVGFGGLPNAKGILEMDAAFMNGDTFQLGAVAGITDIKNPISVARKLSHEKFNSFLVGQGATDYAIEEGFEEKEMLTERARKIWSNRLDDIKKHNLSAYDGHDTVGVVTLDKQGSMTAGTSSSGLFMKRPGRVGDSPLSGSGFYVDSEIGGASATGLGEDLMKGCLAYEIVRKMKEGLSPQEACDQTLYSFHDLLTKRYGKAGAFSLIAMNNRGQWGVATNVEFTFSVGNQEKEPAIFIANMGNNHSTIIEPISQEWLDAYEKRIKAPIK
- a CDS encoding PTS sugar transporter subunit IIB, with the protein product MSTKKIYLFCDAGMSTSIMVNKMMEVVKSHNMPLEISAHPVGRTKEMVEKEKPIAIVLGPQVRFILDKTKAEYEPLGIPVCSIDPEAYGMMNGEKALKDVLKVIKTFKKD
- the celB gene encoding PTS cellobiose transporter subunit IIC, which gives rise to MKKFLDWLERILTPMARVIGENKYLIAIRDGFLLSTPLLIVGSIFLLIANFPLPQWDGWMSAILGSEWAQHMSVPASASFDVMTILAVAGIGYSLARQFDEDAMQAAVVSLVAFFIVTPYTTFFTPEGSETVYEVSSLPLKWMGSSGLFLGMITALIATRLFVFVLKKGWKIKMPEGVPPTVVKSFEALIPSFVVVSIFFIISWLSALTPYGNLQEVIFNLLQAPLLSLGNTLGAMVVAYLFLHFFWFFGINGGSVVGAVFNPVLRALSMENLDAYKEGLPIPNIITGQFQDMFATFGGAGSTLSLIVVMIIVCKSQRIKKLSQLSLVPGIFGINEPIIFGLPIVLNPIILIPFVLVPTVNIIIAYFAMNLGLVPFTNGIQLPWTTPIIFSGLLVSGWQGAVLQGILFVLGMFIYYPFIKVMDNQYLKEEAAILEKKEEEDISFDDFDFDAL